In Mercurialis annua linkage group LG6, ddMerAnnu1.2, whole genome shotgun sequence, the following are encoded in one genomic region:
- the LOC126688000 gene encoding cytochrome P450 86A8, producing MDMLTALMLFSAVTVYLLWFTFISRSLKGPRVWPLLGSLPGLIENCDRLHDWICDNLRACSGTYQTCICAIPFLAKKQGLVTVTCDPRNIEHILKTRFYNYPKGPTWQAVFHDLLGEGIFNSDGDTWLFQRRTAALEFTTRTLRQAMARWVSRAIKLRFCPILEAAQLKAEPIDLQDTLLRLTFDNICGLAFGQDPQTCAPGLPDNSFASAFDRATEASLQRFILPEILWKFKKWLGLGMEVSLNRSLGQLDEYLTSVIDARKTELLNQQKDGNFHDDLLSRFMKKKESYSDTFLQHVALNFILAGRDTSSVALSWFFWLLIQNPSVEEKILNELCTVLIETRGDDASKWVDEPLGFEEVDRLIYLKAALSETLRLYPSVPQDSKHAAADDVLPDGTFVPAGSSITYSIYAAGRMKSSWGDDCLEFKPERWLSEDGHSFINHDSYKFVAFNAGPRICLGKHLAYLQMKSVASALLLRHRLTLVPGHKVEQKMSLTLFMKDGLKVNVHERDLSETVARIVRKNNKNHSKLHGSNGEGINGVRCNGEACNGVSLNGKEVVVV from the coding sequence ATGGATATGTTAACGGCGTTAATGCTGTTTTCTGCCGTTACTGTTTATCTGTTGTGGTTTACGTTTATTTCACGGTCGTTAAAAGGTCCGCGTGTGTGGCCTTTATTGGGCAGTCTTCCTGGTTTGATTGAGAATTGTGACCGGTTGCATGACTGGATCTGTGACAATCTCCGCGCGTGTAGCGGCACGTACCAGACTTGCATCTGTGCTATTCCGTTTCTTGCTAAGAAGCAGGGTCTCGTGACGGTCACGTGTGACCCGAGAAATATAGAGCATATTTTGAAGACCCGGTTCTATAATTACCCTAAAGGTCCCACGTGGCAAGCGGTGTTTCATGATTTGCTTGGTGAGGGGATTTTTAACTCTGATGGTGACACGTGGCTGTTTCAGCGGAGAACTGCCGCACTGGAATTTACCACCAGGACTCTTCGTCAAGCCATGGCTCGATGGGTTAGCCGAGCTATTAAGTTGAGATTTTGTCCTATTCTTGAAGCTGCTCAACTTAAAGCTGAGCCGATTGATCTTCAAGATACGTTACTTCGGCTCACTTTTGATAATATTTGCGGCTTGGCTTTTGGCCAAGATCCACAGACGTGCGCGCCCGGGCTTCCTGATAACAGCTTTGCTTCGGCTTTTGATCGAGCCACAGAAGCCTCTCTTCAACGGTTTATTTTGCCTGAAATTTTGTGGAAGTTTAAGAAATGGCTTGGGCTTGGAATGGAAGTCAGCTTGAACCGAAGCCTTGGCCAGCTTGACGAGTACTTAACGTCCGTTATAGACGCACGTAAAACTGAGTTGCTAAACCAACAAAAAGACGGTAACTTCCACGACGATCTCCTGTCAAGATTCATGAAGAAAAAAGAATCCTACTCAGACACATTCCTTCAACACGTGGCACTCAATTTCATCCTAGCTGGACGTGACACGTCATCCGTTGCTTTGAGCTGGTTCTTCTGGCTGCTCATACAAAACCCATCAGTGGAAGAGAAAATCCTGAACGAATTATGCACAGTTCTGATCGAGACACGTGGCGATGACGCGTCAAAATGGGTCGACGAGCCACTAGGGTTTGAAGAAGTTGATCGTTTGATCTACTTAAAAGCAGCATTATCAGAAACCCTAAGGCTATACCCATCAGTTCCTCAAGACTCGAAGCATGCAGCGGCTGATGACGTGTTACCGGACGGAACATTCGTGCCGGCGGGTTCGTCGATCACATATTCAATATATGCAGCCGGGAGAATGAAGTCCAGTTGGGGTGACGACTGCCTAGAGTTTAAACCAGAACGGTGGCTATCAGAAGATGGTCACAGTTTTATAAACCACGACTCTTACAAATTTGTAGCATTCAACGCCGGTCCAAGAATCTGTTTAGGCAAACACTTGGCATATTTACAAATGAAGTCCGTCGCGTCAGCGTTGCTTCTCCGGCACCGGTTAACCTTGGTGCCAGGTCACAAGGTGGAGCAGAAAATGTCGTTAACACTGTTCATGAAAGATGGGCTTAAAGTAAATGTGCACGAGAGAGATTTAAGTGAAACTGTGGCAAGAATAGtgagaaaaaataataagaatcaCAGCAAGTTGCATGGGAGTAACGGTGAGGGAATTAACGGCGTTAGATGTAACGGAGAAGCTTGTAACGGCGTCAGTTTAAACGGAAAGGAGGTGGTGGTTGTGTAG